One window from the genome of Scatophagus argus isolate fScaArg1 chromosome 13, fScaArg1.pri, whole genome shotgun sequence encodes:
- the amotl2b gene encoding angiomotin-like protein 2b, whose product MSSTEEPSGTVLHRLIQEQLRYGNPTDTRTLLAIQQQALRGGSGSNSGPSSGGDMGRSPRSSLESLTQEDPPLPQLSARQEPQGQEHQGDFHHSESGYQLYQLHGEELPTYEQAKAHSQYLASHWAPAGPIRQLHAGTLLHEGAFHEEADVIELKCSHVRSLSEHRIQHDTAAKVEAIKSTSHSYPELPYYRPQGLQSMGQSLDKRSPPPEYSTPIQGQGFFSHQVQEPIQTQQHRYVQSSQPAEVPCYSTFPSLPPAGLEEPNQVELLLMENERLRQELEGHREKTCRIQKLEQEIQRISEAYETLMQGSGKRENLEQTLRRKLVSEIRRLQDFNRDLRENLENARTHVAKEVEAADHNQQIMAKLLEQNEEQNFERERVERELQRLRTTAEEQNIKAKRLEEALEAARARGRQLEEELRRKRAYVEKVERLQSALAQLQSTCEKRESLEMKLRTRLEQELRSLRAQQRQSQPPGVTMSSLQERLREREERILALEADMVRWEQKYLEESTMRQFAMEVAATAAAQRDTTIINHSPCHSSNNSFNEDLPVADYRNQEMENRIRALYAQILEKDAVIKILNQRLHQDQGRKDEQSSRTNLLNTAAASLRPASSTPSISTINSTTRSRGKSLSDDQTLPNRQFSAQSEPGTLERRTEGTKAREAASMTKLNNDKTAPKKFLLNPFRGLDELESEAVEIFI is encoded by the exons ATGTCGTCCACTGAGGAGCCATCTGGCACGGTGCTGCACCGGCTCATCCAGGAGCAGCTCCGCTATGGAAATCCCACAGACACCCGCACCTTATTAGCCATCCAGCAGCAGGCCCTGCGCGGAGGCAGTGGAAGCAACAGTGGACCCAGCAGTGGAGGCGACATGGGCCGGAGCCCACGATCCTCTCTGGAGAGTCTCACCCAGGAGGACCCTCCACTCCCTCAGCTCTCTGCGAGGCAGGAGCCACAGGGCCAGGAGCACCAGGGAGACTTCCACCACTCAGAAAGTGGCTACCAGCTCTACCAGCTCCATGGGGAAGAGCTGCCAACATACGAGCAGGCCAAGGCTCACTCTCAGTATCTGGCCTCTCACTGGGCCCCTGCAGGCCCCATCAGGCAGCTCCATGCGGGGACGCTCCTGCATGAGGGGGCCTTCCACGAAGAGGCAGATGTGATTGAGCTGAAGTGCAGCCATGTGCGGTCTCTCAGTGAACATCGCATACAGCATGATACAGCTGCTAAAGTGGAGGCTATCAAGAGCACCTCTCACAGCTACCCCGAGCTTCCCTACTACAGGCCGCAAGGCCTCCAGAGCATGGGCCAGAGCCTGGACAAGCGCAGCCCACCTCCGGAGTACTCAACCCCCATCCAGGGCCAAGGATTTTTTTCTCACCAAGTCCAGGAGCCGatacagacacagcagcacag GTATGTCCAGTCCAGTCAGCCAGCAGAAGTCCCCTGCTACAGCACATTCCCCAGCCTGCCACCTGCTGGCTTGGAGGAGCCCAACCAGGTGGAGCTGCTACTGATGGAGAATGAGAGGCTGAGGCAAGAGCTGGAAGGACACAGGGAGAAGACATGCCGTATTCAGAAG ttGGAGCAGGAGATCCAGCGTATTTCTGAAGCCTATGAGACACTGATGCAGGGCAGTGGCAAGCGGGAAAACCTGGAGCAGACACTGAGGAGGAAGTTGGTGTCCGAGATCAGGAGGCTGCAGGACTTCAACAGAGACCTTAGAG AAAACTTGGAAAATGCCAGGACACATGTTGCAAAAGAAGTAGAAGCAGCCGACCATAACCAGCAAATCATGGCAAAACTGCTTGAGCAAA atGAGGAGCAGAACTTTGAACGGGAACGCGTGGAGCGGGAGCTGCAGCGATTGCGAACCACTGCGGAGGAGCAGAACATCAAGGCAAAACGGCTCGAGGAGGCCCTGGAGGCAGCTCGTGCACGAGGTCGCCAGCTCGAGGAGGAgttgaggaggaagagggctTACGTGGAGAAGGTGGAGAGGCTTCAGAGTGCGCTGGCTCAGCTACAGTCGACGTGTGAGAAGAGGGAGAGCCTGGAAATGAAGCTGAGGACGCGGCTAGAGCAGGAGCTGAGGAGTCTGAGGGCACAACAG AGGCAGTCCCAGCCACCAGGAGTGACCATGAGCTCCCTTCAAGAGCGCCTGAGGGAACGTGAGGAGCGAATCCTGGCCCTTGAGGCCGACATGGTGCGATGGGAGCAGAAATATCTGGAAGAGAGCACCATGAGACAGTTTGCAATGGAGGtggctgccactgctgctgcacagag GGACACCACCATCATTAACCACTCGCCTTGCCACTCCTCAAACAACAGCTTCAATGAGGACCTGCCAGTTGCCGACTACAGGAATCAGGAGATGGAGAACAG GATCCGGGCTCTTTATGCTCAGATCTTGGAAAAGGATGCTGTGATCAAGATCCTGAACCAGCGGCTGCACCAGGACCAGGGGCGGAAGGACGAGCAAAGTTCCCGTACAAACCTTCTGAACACAGCGGCTGCATCTCTCCGGCCTGCCTCCTCCACTCCCTCCATCAGCACCATCAACAGCACCACAAGGAGTAGAG GTAAAAGTCTTTCGGATGATCAAACTTTGCCAAACCGTCAGTTCTCTGCTCAGTCTGAACCTGGAACACTGGAACGTCGAACAGAGGGAACTAAAGCCAGAGAGGCTGCCAGCATGACTAAGCTCAACAACG ACAAAACAGCACCTAAGAAGTTTCTACTAAACCCCTTCAGAGGCCTGGATGAGCTGGAGTCGGAGGCAGTGGAAATCTTCATTTAA
- the LOC124070028 gene encoding zinc finger protein 184-like codes for MCSVFGCCSGRRNAQRYKLPEDPERRLEWVQFLATVNKQRFKESSWTDITICGEHFGDDCFENLTAGHSGMTGKVQLTLKPSAVPSLCLQSECDEPEPVVESPQCEVLVESTEVVCQRYKPKTCDGPSPVPRGVSAHTSEAFICVYGQMHPRNGNFNLIREKAALLHMKGKYIVNEKKLLQLFSPKCPLCGSKVKVKKVTKGLLVILNQQCTQCEYRSQWKNRVSASVPTAEDQHLTGWTDVTPQTPQAAPTDDGHSSIAAIPEIDAVIDEESELTDETEDSSDRSDMDSDDDWKPTSDFFPVRVLQSDTDDETENEEEENDDSPCLAPNHSQLCTECGKFFNKQKHHMCEHKIKPYSCNICGKRCVSEVALNFHNRVHNENYEHRCKYCHVTFKTKVDKINHEQIHITEGKPYKCPDCSETFATNKERVVHLEDHRGPRQLKCHICGIEFRSPPYLRRHLAVHTGVKPFKCSVCQRGFNQAGHLKSHMRLHTGERPYKCQHCDKCFNHNVSLKSHVQRYHTPSSGCEKIKERESDSGNAEGNGNTIGTDSEFDNVEEEHDTEEEVQKERTDPTKSKRRSTGRAIGRPKRNESGNLVLAAQVEGQCSNSKCEKQKEQKVKRKQCCDGDSEDEPSDSDTWFDSAEEEDEERSKKAKKSQPRTRARPKNSDCDSDFDPEGVKKNRNGSQNSGKSLGKRRGRPRRNLVV; via the exons ATGTGCTCTGTCTTCGGATGTTGCTCGGGGCGTCGCAATGCGCAACGGTACAAGTTACCGGAGGACCCAGAGAGGAGACTGGAGTGGGTTCAGTTTCTTGCTACGGTCAACAAGCAGCGCTTTAAGGAATCTTCCTGGACAGACATTACAATCTGTGGCGAACACTTCGGAGACGACTGCTTTGAAAACCTAACAGCGGGCCATTCAGGCATGACAGGCAAGGTCCAGCTAACGTTAAAGCCCAGCGCTGTCCCATCgctgtgtctccagtctgagtGTGATGAACCTGAGCCAGTTGTGGAGAGTCCACAATGTGAG GTACTTGTGGAAAGCACAGAGGTTGTTTGTCAGCGTTATAAACCTAAAACATGTGATGGCCCAAGCCCAGTCCCCAGAGGTGTCTCAGCTCATACCTCAGAAGCTTTCATATGTGTATATGGCCAGATGCATCCAAGAAATGGGAATTTTAATTTGATCCGAGAAAA AGCTGCCCTTCTACATATGAAAGGGAAGTAcattgtgaatgaaaaaaaactcCTCCAGTTGTTTAGCCCCAAGTGCCCGTTATGCGGTTCTAAGGTAAAGGTGAAGAAGGTCACCAAGGGGCTGCTCGTCATCTTGAACCAACAGTGCACTCAGTGTGAGTACAGAAGCCAGTGGAAAAACCGGGTCAGTGCCAGTGTCCCCACAGCTGAAGATCAACACCTGACAGGATGGACAGATGTAACTCCACAGACCCCACAG GCAGCGCCAACAGATGACGGTCATAGCAGCATCGCAGCGATCCCTGAGATTGATGCTGTTATTGATGAGGAGAGCGAACTCACGGATGAAACAGAGGATTCCAGTGATCGCAGTGACATGGATTCAGATGACGATTGGAAGCCaacaagtgatttttttccGGTTAGAGTGCTTCAAAGCGACACAGATGATGAAACCgaaaatgaagaggaagaaaatgatgaTTCTCCTTGTCTCGCCCCCAATCACAGTCAGCTTTGCACAGAGTGTGGAAAGTTTTTCAATAAACAGAAGCATCACATGTGTGAGCACAAAATTAAACCCTATTCTTGCAATATTTGTGGTAAGAGGTGTGTCAGTGAGGTCGCTCTAAATTTTCACAACAGAGTCCATAATGAAAACTATGAACATCGGTGCAAATACTGCCACGTTACGTTCAAAACCAAGGTGGACAAAATCAATCACGAACAGATACACATCACTGAAGGAAAGCCCTACAAATGTCCTGACTGCTCGGAGACATTTGCCACAAATAAGGAACGTGTTGTCCACCTGGAGGATCACAGAGGCCCCCGACAGCTGAAATGTCACATCTGTGGCATTGAATTCCGCTCCCCACCTTATCTGCGGAGACACTTGGCTGTGCACACAGGAGTGAAGCCGTTTAAGTGTTCAGTGTGCCAACGTGGCTTCAACCAGGCAGGCCACCTGAAGTCCCACATGCGTCTGCACACAGGGGAGAGGCCTTATAAGTGTCAGCATTGTGACAAATGCTTCAATCACAACGTGAGCTTGAAGAGTCACGTCCAGCGTTACCACACACCCAGTTCCGGAtgtgaaaagataaaagaaagggAAAGTGACAGTGGTAATGCTGAAGGTAATGGGAATACAATAGGCACGGACTCTGAGTTTGACAACGTAGAAGAAGAACatgacacagaggaggaggtgcagaagGAGAGAACAGATCCGACAAAAAGTAAAAGGAGGAGCACTGGTAGAGCGATTGGAAGACCAAAGAGAAATGAATCTGGCAACTTAGTTCTGGCAGCTCAAGTGGAAGGTCAGTGTTCAAACAGtaagtgtgaaaaacaaaaggagcagaaagtaaagagaaaacaaTGCTGTGACGGAGACAGCGAGGACGAGCCGAGTGACAGCGACACGTGGTTCGattcagcagaggaggaggatgaggagaggagcaaGAAGGCGAAAAAGAGCCAACCGAGAACAAGGGCGAGACCAAAAAACTCTGACTGTGACTCTGATTTTGACCCAGAAGgagtaaagaaaaacaggaacGGCAGCCAGAACAGTGGTAAAAGTTTAGGGAAGCGTAGAGGAAGACCAAGGAGAAATCTGGTGGTGTGA
- the LOC124069648 gene encoding zinc finger protein 239-like isoform X1 — MCSVVGCDSGRRNVQRFKLPEDPEMRLEWVQFLFEVNGQRLKESSWTDITICSEHFADGCFVNVTGTVLLRSGAVPSLCVKSEPEEVKSEEVEPSQEPVETIDVACQCDPVETCDSPSSCSEESEVNPVAAQESPVPHDATDAFVSDYSQMLQKVVNIDIIREKAALLQMKGKYVVNENRLLQLFSPKCPLCHSQVKMEKFTYGLIIILNQQCLQCEYRNQWKSQVNASVPTASDQHLTEGVAVTPETPQTVSTDDNNSSITGVPELVADINDESDPMTKSKESSDGGDTDSDEDWSPVNEFLLHNKLHNDDSDEESENGDDDPDPLVSRHSQLCTDCGKFYNKWKPHTCVHKIKPYSCNICGKRCVSEVSLNSHSKVHDENYEHPCQYCHVAFKTKVDKINHEQTHLNQEKPYKCPDCSEAYAMNKERVVHLEDHRGPRQYKCNICRITLYCFTSLQRHMAVHTGVKPFKCSVCQRGFNQASHLKSHMRLHTGERPYKCQHCDKCFNHNVSLKSHVQRYHTPSSGQERKKGKTNKTVSNTVDTQENGNKKDTDSELDNVEEEHDKDEKVQEKRTNKLKRRSAGRPRGRPKRNAAGNMVLVEEMQGQCSDMTATVNVQRSKRTGCRHDEGDPTKSDTSFDLAEEEEKRSEKVTLSTSRSRRKAKKNLTVSLILT, encoded by the exons ATGTGCTCCGTCGTCGGATGTGATTCGGGGCGTCGCAACGTGCAACGCTTCAAGTTACCGGAGGACCCAGAGATGAGACTGGAGTGGGTCCAGTTCCTGTTCGAAGTCAATGGACAACGACTCAAAGAGTCGTCCTGGACTGATATCACCATTTGTAGCGAACACTTCGCTGACGGTTGTTTTGTAAACGTGACTGGCACAGTGCTGCTCAGGTCTGGTGCCGTCCCGTCACTGTGTGTCAAGTCAGAGCCAGAGGAAGTCAAGTCAGAGGAAGTCGAGCCTTCTCAG GAGCCTGTGGAAACCATAGATGTTGCCTGTCAGTGTGATCCAGTTGAAACATGTGATAGTCCGTCTTCCTGTTCTGAGGAATCAGAAGTAAATCCAGTGG CTGCCCAAGAAAGCCCAGTGCCACATGACGCTACAGATGCTTTCGTGTCTGATTACAGTCAAATGCTTCAGAAGGTTGTGAACATTGATATAATCAGGGAAAA AGCTGCACTTCtacaaatgaaaggaaaatacGTTGTGAACGAAAACCGACTCCTCCAGTTGTTCAGCCCCAAGTGCCCGTTGTGTCACTCTCAGGTTAAGATGGAGAAGTTCACCTATGGGCTGATCATCATCTTGAACCAACAGTGCCTTCAGTGTGAGTACAGAAACCAATGGAAAAGCCAAGTCAATGCCAGTGTCCCCACAGCTTCAGATCAGCACCTGACAGAAGGCGTAGCTGTAACTCCAGAGACCCCACAG ACTGTGTCAACagatgacaacaacagcagtatcACAGGAGTCCCTGAGTTGGTTGCTGATATCAATGATGAGAGTGATCCCATGACTAAATCAAAGGAATCAAGCGATGGAGGTGATACAGATTCAGATGAGGATTGGAGTCCAGTGAATGAATTTTTACTTCATAACAAGCTTCACAATGATGACTCTGATGAGGAAAGTGAAAATGGTGATGATGATCCAGATCCACTTGTTTCCAGACACAGCCAGCTCTGCACAGATTGTGGAAAGTTTTACAATAAGTGGAAGCCTCACACGTGTGTGCACAAAATTAAACCCTATTCTTGCAATATTTGTGGCAAGAGGTGTGTTAGTGAGGTGTCCTTAAATTCTCACAGCAAAGTCCACGATGAAAACTATGAGCATCCGTGCCAATACTGCCATGTTGCGTTCAAAACAAAGGTGGACAAAATCAATCACGAACAGACCCACTTAAATCAAGAAAAGCCCTACAAATGTCCTGACTGCTCAGAGGCATATGCCATGAATAAGGAACGTGTTGTCCACCTGGAGGATCATAGAGGCCCCCGGCAGTATAAATGTAACATCTGTAGGATCACGTTGTACTGTTTCACGTCTCTCCAGAGACACATGGCTGTGCACACTGGAGTGAAGCCGTTCAAGTGTTCAGTGTGCCAACGGGGCTTCAACCAAGCAAGCCACCTGAAGTCCCACATGCGTCTGCACACAGGGGAGAGGCCTTATAAGTGTCAGCATTGTGACAAATGCTTCAATCACAACGTGAGCTTGAAGAGTCACGTCCAGCGATACCACACACCCAGTTCTGGACAAGAACGGAAGAAGGGTAAGACAAACAAGACTGTGAGCAACACTGTTGATACTCAGGAAAACGGGAACAAGAAAGATACAGACTCTGAGCTTGACAATGTAGAAGAAGAACACGATAAAGATGAGAAAGTGcaggaaaagagaacaaataagCTGAAACGGAGGAGCGCAGGTAGACccagaggaagaccaaagagaaaTGCAGCAGGCAATATGGTTCTGGTAGAGGAAATGCAAGGCCAATGTTCAGACATGACGGCCACAGTGAATGTACAGAGGTCAAAGAGAACAGGTTGCAGACATGATGAGGGTGATCCGACCAAAAGTGACACATCCTTTGACttggcagaggaggaagagaagaggagtgAGAAAGTGACATTGAGCACAAGCAGATCAAgaagaaaggcaaaaaaaaatctgacagtgaGTCTGATTTTGACCTAG